Below is a genomic region from Argiope bruennichi chromosome 3, qqArgBrue1.1, whole genome shotgun sequence.
agtcacacctaatcttattctatttagcatttcaacaaagtcagaatcattgagctgtcgcatgttaattgtaagttcatcgtatatgaacagtttaatccacagattcggtataCGGAGGGAACCTAACAatttgttagtttcagcagttgatagtttttcaaaaggtgacttttgtCTTACCGCCGGtagctgtaagagatctccgaaaactacaagatgtttttttttcaagccacccattctgatcgtcacttgtgtcgaatatttcagataagcgtaaataaatatatgttaaagtaacattggatatcatcgacacacacttcgtctatgataaacaacactacctctttcaaatctgatctcagaacttggagcacttcatcagaaagtggcttgtactttGGTGTTTgtttgtgttctacaggcagctgcaatagtctatgtatagtcaatacATTGACATTGAATGCaactattcctgttggagcactaactgccacttttttgtttaaatacgtcttaacccaaactttcagagtttttttattaaaaagctctttccaatgccaccagttccactcacaaaacagcgtaaaacgtcagcgttattatcagttgtgcccattttatttgtgatcataccgaaaactcttttttgatcggcattaagttttgcgatcatactttgaagatcagtttgctcttcttctaccagattgattctctgaaagtcacccattgcgtttgaagctcccacagcttcaaattgaattatttcaaattagatattgttacaaacctgtaattttgcttcccagcagcgaatagtgtcatcataagaaacaccgttttacagtaatctgtattggatgctgtcggatgccgagccagtgatcccagagcttggtgacaaacttagTGACCATTTGGCGgtgaatttgccgacaaaatggataatgttcgaaacttcgagaaatttatcgacccgtccattattacacgcatattttagtttttccattatttatacactaaaaattaattgtattctaaatttggagtttctatgtctgctagaagtgccttagagttttgatgatcggtcagtcagtgacaaaattcacaaactttgactagttataattcttaaactaggtacaaatttaatgacatttgaaatataccgtttttatataatgcctgcttggttactgaaaattcaggcttctagttttatctacaacgaagttatagagggtcaaaaatggcctgaactgcttcgagaaaaggatggtacggccgtgccgcttgtttttgctcgactcgGCGGgtgcactgccgtgcccccagatatgGGACTATACTCAAATCTGAAGAAATGGATTGTGCATGAGATCAATCTCGATGTGGAAGACCTTCTGTTCCTGTAGAGGCTATTGTAGAAGGCCATAAGATGATAAGAGAAGTGCATGTGTTCTGCATTTTTCGAATTCTGCTTTCTATTTTCCAAACGTTTCCATATTGATTCCAGCGTTTTCAGATGTTGCAAGCTTAAGCTTGTTATTACCTTcattgggatatttttttttaactttattccaaTTTCTTGATTGATGTGAGCTGGAGTGGAAGTTTGCAGTCcaaaataattaacaatgaagtgtcaaatatttattgttaattattttcgatttctgaaacttttcttttataaaaccgTGTGAATTTAGTTtgtacattcattttatatagcctCCATTTTAAGAGCATACATTCGTTCATTTAGCATCCACGCACAATCGCTACTAAATTGAATGCGCTGTTTTTGTCAAGACATCGATTACGTTAAAAAACACAGGTATGTATAGGTTCccaaaatagtacaaaaaaaattggaCTGCTCCAATCTGAAGTGGTAGTGACGAAAAGGAAGAATCTATGGggaattatttcatcaaaagttcTTCACTTGAAGACGATGGAATCTTCAAGATGCTGCggtcagacaatttttttttcattctttctgaaTTAGAAAAGGTTTATGAGGAGAAACATACGATTTATTATTTCGTGTTTTCTCTTGTGTGGACAGTGCATGAATtctttttagataattatatattatcgAAGTATTCTTCACtttcaagaaaactttttattatcttttcgatttagttactttattattattttgcttatgttATTATCCAATACTAGGCATTTATGAATTACTGTAGCCTTGTTCATTTAATTCACCTTCATTTTaactgaaatgttttatttttctgggtgtttttttaatatttataagaattttgttaaatCTGAACCATATCCAAAATAGTTAAAAACGCATTCTTTGTTAAGtccgattaaaaattatttgataggaCTTAACATGATCGAGCCACAACAAATGAAGgtgatttattattacaaactgtGTTTCaatctatgaaataaaactatattttttcgaaattgacAATCATTTAATAGTCTGTAAAAGAAAAGGataacattttgttttacaaatgtcctagcaaatttttaacaatgagagaaaaattagtgttcatatctgaataaaaaagaagcacAAGAGGTTGGAGAATTTTACTGTTTTGATTACGACATAATTggctttaataaaaaatgtaatgaattatgtTGAAGCTAAATCAGATAAATTGTTCTTTTCAGCAACCATTCAGGTCTCCAACGCCAGAAGACGgctcatttttcatttgaaatgcgATATTTCACCAATTCATTAGAGCATCATtgcaataataatgaaacaatcATTTACAAGTAAGAGCCATTAAATCGGACCCTGCGGGACGCCAATATCAAATTACCAAATACCCATCCAAAAACTATTTACAGTTCTGTTTGAAACTCTATATTTGCATAACAATTTATCAATGCGACTGCATCTAACAAAGGTAAGGTATTTTGCATATCAAATGAAACTACAAGTGTTACATTTATTGGTTTGGGAATAAAGAATTCCTGAATTTTCCACAGTGCCTTCCTAAAGCCGAATtggtacaaaaaataatttcttcttttaactaCGCAGTTTCTTCAAATTCTTGGTAAATCGGCCATTTAAGGATTCATCAGTATTTTGCCCCATATAGGGAACAAACAAATTGTTCTATATGAGAAAACTGAATaagattttttcccctccttCGGGGTTAAGATAACTTTGGCTTGTTATTATTCCGCTGAGAATATCCCGTACAGTGTACAGAATTTAATTCATACTTCATCTGCATTAAGTCAAGCGACCATCCCTTTTTGTATGCAATACTCCATCTCAGTGATGAAATCTCCTGATTTTTCATCttgaatgtcattttttaaaaatagatttgttcATCAATTATGTAAGGAAAATACTgctaaatatatcttttaatgaagtattttttaaaattttttttccgcctttgcaaattattatatgtatttagcatgtgatgaattttatatatttatagttgaGTGCTTCATAAGAAAGTGATAATTTACCTATTTTAGAAAACAGAcatctttaattcatttatattgtaataaactTAAATGTGTAATTAGATAAACgatgcatatttatttcatttgaaataaacgAATAAGTTTAAAACATGAGTaaaatttacagtaatttttaatatatatttttagagacattctacaaaatatttttaatcgctGAATGTAAAGGTTTAATTTATTAAGTCAATGGTGTGGTGAGGGTAGCTGGAACCTGGAGCTTTCGTACATTATTAACAGTAGTAGTCCCTTAGAACATAGTACTTTTCCATCAAGTTGTCTAGCTTTTAGTTCCGGCAGTTTTATTCGAGGGTGTATTAAAGAGAGACCAAACAAACAAAGCGATTAAAGATATGCAGCGTTAAGGAACAAAGAGTCCTTGTCCATAACTCATTCTCCCTTTCCCTCGGCAAATGATCTCGTCCGTCTCATAACGAAGGTCAGCCGCCAACTCGTCAAAGCTTATGAGAAGTATGACATTCTAAACatcaatcataaatatataaaataaaaaaaaaacctagtgtATCCCAATTTTTCTAAactttgttatttgatatttaaaataatatttagtgaataaatttgtaattcgTATACTCTCACAATTTTAAACAGCTCGTCTGTGATTCATTGACATATGAATTGCTAATTGATTTCTTTGGAATTGCGCCGCTTCATCCATTGTGTGATCATCTGTATTTTCTCATGGAAACATTTTGCAgttgtcaatttattttaaaaagtttcaagatTAACATAATTCTATTATTGtgatacaaattgaaaaaaatattgatgagtTAGTTCCGTGTCAGTTTTGAGATTTGAATTTACTTGTgtaataattttgtgatttatttaaacatagcaaaaatatgaagattcattacttaataaaattacaaaaagagatCTGAACACTCATGGAATATTTTCAATGACGGaactgaagaaattaaaaaaaaaaaaaaaaaaaactatgaaggGGAATTgattatattgaaatgtttttacataaaaagaGAATTGATGTACAAACTCAGTTAATCGTAATATGCTAACATGATGTTTTGGATGGCGTCTACGAAACTGCTTGGGAAGCAAAGAAGCAAATGATAAATTACGCATTTTTATGAATGTCAGTGAGCTTAGAGGAATTCGTTTTTCAACATTATAATTAATAGAGAGTCGACTGAAAAAAGAGTATCTCATTGTGTGAATAATATGCCTATATGTTtctggttatttaaaaaaagatcaagaaagttaaattaaaagtcatttaattaaaaaaaaaaaaaagcaaagcaatGCCAGAAAACGTGAAAGATAGTGGGAGCCAAAAATGCCGTGCAGTAGGCATTTATGCTCACAAAAttatcctatttatttttaagttatttttcagatgaaaaaaattccGTATTCATGACAAAGATGATGATTTTTCCCTTGAGAcgctattcataaaatttttaaataaacgcccataaaattttaaaatctttttgagtTGCTGTAAATTATTGGAATATCATATTGATATTCAAATAAGAATCTGAAATGTAtgataaagtgatttttttttttttttttttttgtatttcaaaaagtgcaatttattatttcataaaattcgtaAGAGTAAagcaatatgtttttaaaatttaaacctttttgcaatattttatgacACGACGAACCTAAGACCACTAAACACTTTGAtgtagtttgaaaaaaaagtgaaacatccTTCGACTGCTTCAGTGGCATCGTATTGCTTAATCTAGCTTCAAGTGAAAGTTGTACGTGAAAAGTTGTACCTATTATATAATCTTGTGTAGGATAGTAATGGATTAGAATTCAGTTCTAAATATCAGTGCTTgtgtaatgaaatgtaaattaataatgatggttaataattataaatcgaatttattatgtaactagccgcctttggcgaccagccggttcgccagtattaccgctcgctacaattttcaattaaatattttaagtaactggtctcttaatagcttctcaaacaaaacatttttaatcttcaaattttgatagtcatacctaacttatactgttgtttagaccgtttcgttcaatttactatatatattttcctaatttgttgtcatttccggtaaaacttcaactttaatttaaagtggaaatgctgaaattgcaattaatataaagatattttttaatgaatccaagcgttttattttatttatcatctttattgttatttatttatattattattgaatatgagtactgcaaacagaatcgctcggtatttaagtcttatgtgaactacaaatttatgtaatatctcaaagaagaatttaacaaaaatttctcagattcagcataaaattcagtttttagttttgctttcaaaaggattgaaatgaaatcaatgataatattttgttccggtctataaatatatttcaaaaattatgaagtctaaatttaatgcagtaaggtatcatattctgagaaatattcggGACAcaccacattttaaataaatgaatgaatgtttctattttccactatcaactaagactgatttatgaagttttgaatgttaaaaatttagaaaaactcaacattttcataatcttaggccaatcaatcttgagaaacctgcgcgctgattggcgtattttctttgaaacgatcgatgtaaaatctaaaattatccttttttttttttttttttattgaatagtgatattcaaattttcatgaatCAGTCAGATTTTTTAGTTGATtgggaaattaactctttttgtttaaaatattagtgtttcaagaaattttgttaaacgtgatttccacagcagaagctttatgtaaaatcaaaaattcgtaatttattagagcatttattaaatcaagttacctaaaatataatcattttccatttagaccattttagcagatctgtgtctattactaaaggtttacaaattagctgtgtggccctgatttgaatggatatcctgttcatattaaacaaaacttgccttaaaataaaactgattttttgtattaataatatagagagtgtaaaaggcgcgtgtaaaagatcataaaataatttttctttaatttattttttagaaaaaataatatttcatatttgtttcatttactaCAGACATgtgcagaaaattatatttttgcagatttcatttccaaaatgatttaatttatttttaattggagctttaatcaatgtgatggcaacactttgaaaaaagctaattttttcccatgaatgcgaaacgtgctcgtgcagcttcaattttatttttattttgtactaaaataattgttgaaaaatatagttaaaatatttatttaaaaattcattaaaaatagaaatttaattttaaggttagaacattggtatcatttaaaagataaattttttatctttaacttcatgtaaaagtCATTTCTGTGCggcaatatttttggaagttatagcagaaacacgccaaaatttcgcttaatttttaaataaataaaattctaattaaaatttcgaaaaaataatccccaggtgcacattcccggcctccaaggtatacacgtgccaaatttggtagctgtagatcaaacggtctggcctttggagcgtcaacacacacacacacattgagctttattataatatatagatTTTGTAATACTATCCGAAGAATTTTTAGCTtttgttatcaaaaatatataatttcatattttattttaaattgacagTAAACGAATGAGGTTACTTCAGCCTTCTTTTATTAACTTCATACAGAGAGCATATGAAACAATTCCAAAATAGACACACAAAAAAATAGCTCGAAATGTAAAAAACGGCAGTCATTGAttgataattatcaaaatttcttggTATTTGATTACTCCAGAAATCAGTTGGAAAACCtacttaaaatatacattaatatatatgaaatttcttattgaaaaatattctgctgTGAATATGTTTCTGAAGAAGATCCTGAAACTTCGTACAACAATGCAGAATAAACAATGTAGATCTGTTTCGACTACACGAGTAAAAGGTGGGTATATAATTCCAGTCAGCATTTGATAGATTTTTACTGGTTTGAGGCCATCAGCGAAACCTTAAGAGAATTTTACTGCTAACTCTTAACGTAATAAATAACCTTCAAAGCTTACACAATTGGATAATGTAAACCATATTCTTTTGTGTATCTCATTTTATGCACAAACAAGCATTTGTTCTATGAAATATTGCTTACAggaatagtattaaaattttaaatcgggaattcattaattgaattgataataaaatgaGGCACGACAAACACTGTTCGATgtaatttgattcataaaatgtaataattattagttataatgcaattaattactcaaaattaaaattttaaacctgcTTTCAAGTGAGGAGTGTTTTAATGGACATTGAAACATTGACTTAGAATCATTAAATTCATAGCCGTCACTGGTTGGACACTTTAGTCTCAGGAGAATTTCGTAGGATGTCCGTCACAGTTTTAGCAGTTTTTATGGAATCTTTCGATTTGAAGGTGTGGCTGAAGTACCGGTCACTGTAGAAATTAGTCTTCATTTTTACTGTGTTCACATAAGGTGCTGCTTGCTTGTTATTGGTGGGCAGTTTAGCTGGAATATAAGCTCCTTGTTGTCTTCCGAATTCGTATTTCTTGCGCACGTTTATCTCAATTGGGAAGTCGCAGGGCTCCCAAGGTCTCCTCGAAGTCTGGCCCGGATCGTTGGTGGTGCCGATCGGTACGCAGTTGGTGGCTATTACGAAGCCTTCGACTCCATGAGGTGTTTGTACGTAAAGCCAATCCGACTCCTGGTACAGCGCTGTTACGAGAGTCCCCATCGGTAGGGAAGTCTGCTGGAACGGTGGCTTACTGCCAATGTGAGAATGTAATCTGGAGCACTGCATAACCACCATGGGTATATTGGCTGGCGAGGCTTTCGAAGCACTGTACAACAAACTGACTGTGTCTGCGCTGTCGTCATCCGGGGATGAATAATCTCCATCATAGTGAGATTTAGATTCGCTGCTATTGTAGTTTTTGCTATTGTGAGACATTTCCAGCGCTTCTTGAAGTCCCTTGTTGATGACCTGAGCTGTTTCATTCTTCAGTTTATTCTTTAACGTCTCCTTTTCTTTAGAATCATGAATGTCCCAAGCAGATCGAATGGTGGACTGCTTGCTGCTTTCATGAATGTCATCTTCACAGAGCCCATTGGAAGAATCGCTGATTCTGGCTAACCATTCCTGGATGCTTTCTTCTGTCTTAATCTGGGTGATGGTTGACAAAGGATTTTTGACATCTCCCAAAATATCACTAGAAGATTTCCTGTGCGTCTCATCACCTTTGTTCCGACTCGGAGCCGGAGCGAATTTAGAACAAGATGTTTTCTGAACTGGTCTCTGCCTGGTAAGATCAGACTTGAAGGCGTGGCTTGACTGCTGAGAGGGAATATCTAACTTCTTTTCACCAATTTTTGCTATGGGCTTCATGAGAGACAGAGGAAAAGACCTATCTTTTGCATGTCTTTTTGACTTAATGTCGATCCCTCCCTTTTCACTTAATATTATATCACTTATAGAATGTTCTATCACACAAGAATTAGATTTATCACAGTTTTCGGAAGCATCACCGATGATCTGTCGGTGTTTCAACACTGACCAGGTGAGGCCGCCGTGTTTCTGATCGGTGGTTTTGTCAAGTTTCGGCCTCTCATTGATAGCTTCGAGGCGTTGACTCCTTGTCTCTGGATTTGACTGATTGTGGCTTTGGGTAGAGAGATTCATTTTCATTGGTATAGTGGTACCATCACAGTCTCGATCAGGTTGACTAGCACATTTAAGGTTGGAGATCATACGGACATTGGCTagatttaattctttgttttgcTGGGTGTCACTTAAAGAGGTCTCCATGTTTTCATTCACAACTGAGGATGCAGATTCTCCATCGTTGTCATCGCTTATTTCCAACCAGTTTTTTGCTGATAATCCGTAAGCTGGATTCTCGGTTGCTTTAAGGCAAGGATCTGACTGTAGATCTGAATTTTCTTTGTTGTAAGCGGATGtctaaaagaaaacatattctaatttggcatgaaatgctaaaaaaattattcaaagattcatttattaaaatatcatttgaattaaatttgttaatatgtTTGATTTCGTGCGTCGGATTAGACTGTGTTTGacgtatacttttttttaaacatccaaGAAAATCAACATAagctgtaaaagaaaaactagaaaaaaatttcttcttttctgtgAGAAGTATGAAGCTCAATCATAGAGTAAAATCAacgactttttttaaagaaattattttttaaaaaaagccttatgcatgaaaaaatccttttagcgataaaaaaaaatgtttttttctcttttgatactCCGctgtttgtatttttcaaataaagatattatcttattatttgagaggatttaaaataatcttttagagCTGTTTAATGCTTATACGGTATACATATGTGAATTCACCTCGGAATCTTGCCAAAAGATTGTGAAATTGCAGTGATATTATTCAGCTGGAGTACCAGATGGCTCTTCATCTCCAAGTGGTATTAGTTATTAGCTCAATAATGTCGAACTGACTTCATATTTCAATTCGTGGAtggtatctttttattttatttatttttttttcgattggtagtaagaaactgaaatttttgttatcatttgctttggatttttttcccctgAGAGAGGAACAATCATTTTCATGTAAATAGGGATTTCCTTTAATGTAGAAATTCATTCGTTGCGCACTTCGACATTGAATTTCTTCCGAAATCACGGGATTCAGTTGGTTTACATTATGGGCATCAATGCTTAATGTCTAAATTAAACACAAGATGCAACACTTACCACCTGGCAGCAGATCCTATAATCGCAGAAAGTGCAATGTTCCAGTTGACAGCGGTGGTCGTCAGAACCGAAATCGGCCTGCTGACGGACGTCACCTTCCAAATTTCTCACGTCTGTGGCAGCTAGGGAAGAGAAAAAGAGCGAGACCTTAAAGAAACAGACATCATCGGACTGGTCAGAAATGGATGCAAACATATTGGAGATGAAAATGCAGGTGGTGAATCACTCTTTGAAatgtaatcaattatttattaagataagaAATCAATTAACTtgtaaatgacaaaaattattttgggatATATATtcgagaaaaatgtttttcacagATTTCTGAAAACTTCTTAAAGaatccatcaaaattttaaagtgaaatagcCAGCCAACTCCGAAAAGATAAGCCTCACATTTTCAGCATAGCTTATAGGCTAGTAATTACGAGAGTCATTATTAGAAAGCAACGAATGTCTTATCTTCAGTCACATAAAGTTTATGGATTTTgatcgaattttattttgaaaaaaaatgttatgcagttaaaatgttctttattagtctgattaaaattgaaaattcatttagaaaaaaaaatttagaattcttgaCAACAATATATTAACTAGGGGAGCTCTGAAATTTTTAGCTCAAGACATGAAGAATCCGAATATTGTTTTTACTGTCAAATGACCAgactttttaaaaagtagctGAAATTTCGATCGCCATTA
It encodes:
- the LOC129962480 gene encoding uncharacterized protein LOC129962480, with the protein product MFSQLCRARPRALWEKIATRQTATDVRNLEGDVRQQADFGSDDHRCQLEHCTFCDYRICCQVTSAYNKENSDLQSDPCLKATENPAYGLSAKNWLEISDDNDGESASSVVNENMETSLSDTQQNKELNLANVRMISNLKCASQPDRDCDGTTIPMKMNLSTQSHNQSNPETRSQRLEAINERPKLDKTTDQKHGGLTWSVLKHRQIIGDASENCDKSNSCVIEHSISDIILSEKGGIDIKSKRHAKDRSFPLSLMKPIAKIGEKKLDIPSQQSSHAFKSDLTRQRPVQKTSCSKFAPAPSRNKGDETHRKSSSDILGDVKNPLSTITQIKTEESIQEWLARISDSSNGLCEDDIHESSKQSTIRSAWDIHDSKEKETLKNKLKNETAQVINKGLQEALEMSHNSKNYNSSESKSHYDGDYSSPDDDSADTVSLLYSASKASPANIPMVVMQCSRLHSHIGSKPPFQQTSLPMGTLVTALYQESDWLYVQTPHGVEGFVIATNCVPIGTTNDPGQTSRRPWEPCDFPIEINVRKKYEFGRQQGAYIPAKLPTNNKQAAPYVNTVKMKTNFYSDRYFSHTFKSKDSIKTAKTVTDILRNSPETKVSNQ